A stretch of Brassica napus cultivar Da-Ae chromosome C6, Da-Ae, whole genome shotgun sequence DNA encodes these proteins:
- the LOC111206901 gene encoding protein FEZ-like isoform X1, with product MQDLLEECNNIAHKAHISAKIYDKVETDPLLVEPFIKTFNTLKKFYPAGCRFLPSDDMMANYYLKNKVLGQPMNARIIPGECPHIFSIPPRDLPGYPIETKWHCYCRKPNGQDPRSLWTRVGEDTTVFGPQGNGVGIKRTYALTDQEKESDDISLPGEIEPPREEWFIEEISLPPSVADTDLVFCHVILNKIEKEEEYEEEEEYDDDEEEE from the exons ATGCAAGACCTGCTTGAAGAATGCAACAACATCGCCCACAAAGCTCATATCAGTGCCAAGATTTATGATAAAGTCGAAACTGATCCTCTACTGGTCGAACCGTTCATCAAAACTTTTAACACCTTAAAGAA GTTTTACCCTGCCGGCTGCAGATTTCTTCCATCTGATGATATGATGGCAAACTATTATCTGAAGAACAAAGTTCTAGGTCAGCCAATGAACGCACGTATCATACCTGGAGAATGTCCCCACATCTTCTCAATACCTCCTCGTGATTTGCCTG GCTATCCAATAGAAACAAAATGGCATTGCTATTGCAGGAAACCTAACGGCCAAGACCCTCGGAGTCTCTGGACACGAGTGGGTGAAGATACTACTGTGTTTGGTCCACAGGGAAACGGTGTTGGTATCAAACGTACATATGCTCTCACTGATCAGGAAAAAGAATCTGATGACATTTCTTTGCCTGGCGAGATAGAACCTCCAAGAGAAGAGTGGTTCATTGAAGAAATTAGCCTCCCACCGTCTGTTGCTGATACTGACTTGGTTTTCTGCCATGTTATTCTCAACAAgattgagaaagaagaagaatatgaagaggaagaagaatatgatgatgatgaggaagaagaatag
- the LOC111206901 gene encoding uncharacterized protein LOC111206901 isoform X2: MADNKDLDSNPPAEDLTIRPLKKIEIAHESESEPELKKQKLKELQRKAFYSVLHASKAENSALSHKKSQIIQRLMKEWKIDQETHVSVAEKIDNSEKNVTSSLNSVPESLIVKRIRARLHDEDCLPSNKNMKLEELHKQACEDVLNAFNAESPTLSSVNPLLKSYANDSVSTRRKGCVHVLSSFSQGF, encoded by the exons ATGGCGGACAATAAAGATTTAGACTCAAATCCTCCCGCAG AAGATCTAACGATTCGCCCATTAAAGAAGATAGAAATAGCACACGAGTCCGAGTCTGAGCCCGAGCTCAAGAAACAGAAACTCAAAGAGCTCCAGAGAAAAGCTTTTTACTCTGTTCTCCATGCTTCCAAAGCAGAAAACTCGGCGTTATCACAC aaGAAGTCTCAGATCATACAAAGGTTGATGAAGGAGTGGAAGATTGATCAAGAAACTCACGTGTCTGTTGCAGAAAAGATTGATAACTCT GAAAAAAATGTAACTTCGAGTCTCAACTCTGTTCCAGAGTCTCTTATTGTGAAACGTATCCGTGCAAGATTGCATGATGAAGATTGTCTCCCaagtaacaaaaatatgaaactcGAGGAGCTCCATAAACAGGCTTGCGAGGATGTTCTCAACGCTTTTAACGCAGAGTCTCCAACTCTATCCAGCGTAAACCCTCTTTTAAAATCTTATGCCAATGATTCTGTTAGTACTCGAAGGAAAGGTTGTGTTCATGTCTTGTCTTCTTTCAGTCAAGGGTTTTGA